One region of Chaetodon auriga isolate fChaAug3 chromosome 5, fChaAug3.hap1, whole genome shotgun sequence genomic DNA includes:
- the LOC143321359 gene encoding protein crumbs homolog 1-like, with protein sequence MEFERIWFRYQRTLLIMMMMFKLGLLCTAAADKCLSSPCNNGATCLDHLGDYVCLCPKGPVWYMGKNCDELYDACIMAPCTNCTSKPGTDEFTCHCPDGFTGLNCTQDVDECQSNPCTGIQSHCVNGVNGYSCHCPLGLGGEDCQDNVTVCSEETCQNGGTCLDILDTGYQCQCAAGYQGRNCEENIDECQSEPCQNGAICKDGVNTYQCFCVPGFQGYHCDLDINECASRPCQNNGTCLDEVDHYRCDCAAGFKGINCEVEIDECEVHPCQNGATCQDHVATYSCECMAGFQGQDCEVNIDECASMPCLNEGKCIDGVNSYECDCEGTGFVGDHCEEDILECASDPCQHGATCLEGIKQYKCHCWPGYEGENCQVDINECERHPCENGGECFQRSDILNYGTLPELSKANFSYEGAAGFICHCLPGFTGDNCSVNVDECESAPCQHGGSCQDLVNSYQCVCPDGFTGIHCEVDINECDSNPCQHGATCEDAASSYRCHCPMPESGLEPWGGRDCDILLVGCQTHECQHEAGCVPVLTDDGVHSYTCQCPPGWNGDRCNTSTTFSFISEGYVHMQLPVSKNRTKRETKDHNHGLHMQLRFKSTLPDMVLYYRGTMERFVSLELVGGSLQARVKSGKVLQVIYPGPVNDGEWHQVTVTMDERLVLVVKGSGCEEECRVKNEGYNHLIFLQPSSFQQLYVGGAPQEYLAHTSSGRGFIGCMEDLEVDHKLLLPQDLIREENQGLEMGCSKKNWCEDEPCMERGQCVDMWVHASCMCHRPYSGESCEKEYPSWTFGHENTTSYAAFNISETHGDNFTISFLMRSLKHNGLLLQLSREETSYLTIYLKEGTVAIYSPHTTLLSEAKFVTDGSNNLVTVKVHYGHVVFPKAGNHRALGNVSVEAGDVAYVGGLPAGKNMNAWGGNFKGCLQDIRLDHKHLTTEDHPEEVEVYQASTVENVLPGCQSDDTCKDEPCFNGGQCQVTWNDFKCDCPINYSGQLCETRLWCVDNPCFDGVRCVDLQDGYECLTEAIFQDNALQYLANSSLLNPVTNITMNIRTRDTNGILLRASSRAEVFCLGLLNSSLLVKMDSGVSAELLAFTSHRTIADGAWHQIQLTMVDPTQLTSRWRLTVDDQRVGDSFGVGGNLNFLNYTKIWLAEKYTGCLGDVRVGGVYLPLINVPDAPQISQFSRLGGHEPIIGCQGTQICDSQPCLNLGVCQDQFNEFNCSCSAGWEGKLCEMEINECSSGPCVYGTCEDLLADYQCNCEPGYTGKDCQEEVDNCLEFSCLNGGTCVETVGAHTCSCPPGYVGKRCQWRFPPVACDANTECLNGGVCIGGDSGGNCTCKPGYTGARCETEIDECESSPCLNGATCLDRLNHFQCECVPGFSGTLCESNKEEHRERIPWLAVTIPLTTLCVLLAILVVFFLIMTARKKRQSEGTYSPSSQEVAGARLEMGSVLKVPPEERLI encoded by the exons ATGGAGTTTGAAAGAATTTGGTTCAGATATCAGAGAACACTGctcatcatgatgatgatgttcaaACTGG GCCTActttgcacagcagcagcagacaagtGTTTATCATCTCCCTGCAACAATGGTGCGACATGTCTTGACCACCTGGGTGACTATGTGTGCCTGTGCCCCAAAGGACCGGTGTGGTACATGGGAAAAAACTGTGATGAGCTGTATGATGCCTGTATCATGGCACCTTGCACCAACTGTACCAGCAAGCCTGGGACTGATGAGTTCACCTGCCACTGTCCAGATGGCTTCACAGGCCTCAACTGCACCCAGGACGTGGATGAATGTCAGAGCAACCCCTGCACAGGCATCCAGTCCCATTGTGTCAATGGAGTCAATGGCTATTCCTGCCACTGCCCCCTTGGACTGGGAGGAGAGGACTGCCAGGATAATGTGACTGTTTGTTCAGAGGAAACATGCCAGAATGGTGGCACCTGTTTAGACATCCTTGACACTGGGTACCAATGCCAGTGTGCTGCTGGATACCAGGGGAGGAACTGTGAGGAGAACATTGATGAATGCCAGTCTGAGCCTTGTCAGAATGGAGCCATCTGTAAAGACGGGGTTAACACCTACCAGTGTTTCTGTGTCCCTGGATTTCAGGGCTACCACTGTGACTTGGACATCAACGAGTGTGCCTCCCGACCCTGTCAAAACAATGGCACATGTTTGGATGAAGTGGATCACTACAGGTGTGACTGTGCTGCAGGCTTCAAAG GGATTAACTGCGAGGTGGAGATCGATGAGTGTGAGGTGCATCCCTGCCAGAACGGCGCCACCTGCCAAGACCACGTTGCCACATACTCTTGTGAGTGCATGGCTGGCTTCCAGGGCCAAGACTGCGAGGTCAACATTGATGAATGTGCCAGCATGCCCTGTCTGAATGAGGGCAAGTGCATAGATGGGGTCAACAG CTATGAGTGTGACTGCGAGGGGACAGGCTTTGTAGGTGACCACTGTGAAGAGGATATTCTGGAATGTGCTTCCGACCCCTGCCAGCATGGTGCCACTTGTTTGGAAGGGATCAAGCAGTACAAGTGCCACTGCTGGCCAG GTTATGAGGGAGAGAACTGCCAGGTGGATATTAATGAGTGTGAGCGGCATCCTTGTGAGAATGGTGGTGAGTGTTTCCAGCGCTCAGATATCCTAAACTATGGGACGCTGCCTGAACTCAGCAAAGCCAATTTCAGCTATGAAGGGGCAGCTGGCTTCATCTGCCACTGTCTGCCAGGATTCACCG GAGACAACTGCTCAGTCAATGTGGACGAGTGTGAGTCTGCTCCATGTCAGCATGGGGGAAGCTGTCAGGACCTGGTCAACTCTTATcaatgtgtgtgtccagatggATTTACAG GCATACATTGTGAGGTGGACATTAACGAGTGTGACAGCAATCCCTGCCAGCATGGTGCCACGTGCGAAGATGCTGCCAGCTCCTATAGGTGTCACTGCCCTATGCCAGAGTCTGGTCTGGAGCCCTGGGGTGGGCGAGACTGTGACATCCTTCTGGTTGGCTGCCAAACGCATGAGTGTCAACACGAAGCAGGTTGTGTCCCTGTGCTGACCGATGATGGAGTTCACAGCTACACCTGCCAGTGTCCGCCTGGCTGGAACGGAGATCGCTGTAacacctccaccaccttctccttcatctctgaGGGCTATGTCCACATGCAGCTGCCTGTTtccaaaaacaggacaaaacgAGAGACGAAAGACCACAATCACGGGCTCCACATGCAGCTTCGTTTCAAGAGCACTTTGCCTGACATGGTGCTGTACTACAGAGGCACTATGGAGCGCTTTGTCTCCCTGGAGCTAGTCGGAGGCTCCCTTCAGGCCAGGGTGAAGTCAGGGAAGGTACTGCAGGTCATTTACCCTGGCCCAGTCAATGACGGAGAATGGCACCAGGTCACTGTGACCATGGATGAGAGACTGGTTCTGGTTGTAAAGGGATCTGGCTGTGAGGAAGAATGCCGAGTGAAGAATGAAGGTTACAACCATCTGATCTTCCTCCAGCCCAGCTCCTTTCAGCAGCTTTATGTTGGAGGGGCACCGCAAGAATATTTAGCCCATACGTCCAGTGGAAGGGGGTTCATTGGCTGCATGGAAGATCTTGAAGTTGACCATAAGCTGCTTCTTCCTCAGGACCTCATCAGAGAGGAAAACCAGGGATTGGAAATGGGATGCAGCAAAAAAAACTGGTGTGAGGATGAACCATGCATGGAACGTGGTCAGTGTGTAGACATGTGGGTTCATGCCAGCTGTATGTGTCATCGGCCCTACTCTGGAGAAAGCTGTGAGAAAG AGTATCCATCCTGGACTTTTGGTCATGAGAACACTACCAGCTATGCTGCCTTCAACATCTCGGAAACCCATGGAGACAACTTCACTATCTCCTTTTTAATGCGGTCCCTCAAACACAATGgtctgctcctgcagctctccCGAGAGGAAACGTCTTACCTGACAATCTATCTGAAGGAGGGCACAGTTGCTATTTACAGCCCTCACACCACACTGCTCTCTGAGGCCAAGTTCGTCACTGATGGAAGCAATAATTTGGTGACTGTAAAGGTACACTATGGCCATGTGGTCTTTCCCAAAGCAGGGAATCATCGCGCCTTAGGGAACGTGAGTGTAGAGGCAGGGGATGTGGCGTATGTCGGAGGGCTCCCTGCAGGCAAGAACATGAACGCCTGGGGTGGCAACTTCAAGGGCTGCCTTCAGGATATTCGGCTAGACCACAAGCATCTGACCACTGAAGATCATCCAGAGGAGGTGGAAGTTTACCAGGCAAGCACAGTGGAGAATGTACTGCCAGGATGCCAAAGTGATGACACATGCAAG GATGAGCCCTGTTTCAATGGTGGACAGTGTCAGGTCACCTGGAATGACTTCAAGTGCGACTGTCCCATTAACTACTCAGGGCAGCTGTGCGAGACACGTTTGTGGTGTGTCGACAACCCTTGTTTTGACGGAGTCCGCTGTGTGGACCTACAGGATGGTTACGAGT GTTTAACTGAAGCCATTTTTCAGGACAATGCTCTCCAGTACCTTgccaacagctcactgctaaaCCCTGTTACCAACATTACCATGAATATACGGACACGGGACACAAATGGAATCTTGTTGCGGGCCTCCAGCAGAGCCGAGGTCTTCTGCTTGGGTCTGCTCAACTCTTCCCTACTTGTCAAAATGGACAGTGGGGTGAGTGCGGAGCTGCTGGCATTCACAAGTCACAGGACCATTGCAGATGGAGCATGGCATCAAATTCAGCTTACCATGGTCGATCCCACACAGTTAACGTCCCGCTGGCGCCTCACTGTAGATGACCAGAGAGTTGGTGACAGCTTCGGCGTTGGCGGCAACCTCAACTTCCTCAATTACACCAAAATCTGGTTGGCTGAGAAATACACTGGATGTTTAGGGGACGTCAGAGTGGGTGGAGTCTACCTGCCGCTCATAAATGTACCAGATGCCCCTCAGATTAGCCAGTTCTCCAGACTGGGTGGGCATGAGCCAATCATAGGATGCCAAGGTACACAGATATGTGATTCTCAGCCCTGCCTCAACCTGGGTGTATGTCAGGACCAGTTTAATGAGTttaactgcagctgcagtgcaggatGGGAGGGGAAACTGTGTGAGATGGAGATAAATGAGTGTTCTTCAGGTCCATGTGTCTACGGCACATGTGAAGACCTTTTGGCAGATTACCAGTGTAACTGCGAGCCTGGATACACAGGGAAGGACTGTCAGGAAGAGGTGGATAACTGTCTGGAGTTCAGCTGTTTGAATGGAGGAACCTGCGTGGAAACAGTGGGagcacacacatgttcatgtcCTCCTGGCTATGTTGGCAAACGCTGCCA ATGGCGTTTCCCTCCAGTGGCGTGCGATGCAAACACAGAGTGTCTAAATGGCGGGGTTTGTATTGGAGGAGACTCTGGAGGTAACTGCACCTGCAAGCCGGGATACACTGGGGCCAG GTGTGAGACAGAGATAGACGAGTGTGAGTCCAGCCCTTGTCTCAACGGTGCCACCTGTCTGGACAGACTCAACCACttccagtgtgagtgtgtgccagGCTTCAGCGGCACACTGTGTGAGAGCAAT AAAGAGGAGCATAGAGAGCGAATCCCCTGGCTGGCAGTGACCATCCCCCTGACAACCCTGTGTGTGTTACTGGCCATCCTGGTGGTGTTTTTCCTTATCATGACAGCACGGAAGAAGCGTCAGTCAGAGGGCACGTACAGCCCCAGCTCACAAGAGGTGGCTGGTGCCAGGTTGGAGATGGGCAGTGTTCTCAAAGTTCCCCCAGAGGAGAGGCTGATCTGA